Proteins co-encoded in one Actinomadura luteofluorescens genomic window:
- a CDS encoding helicase-associated domain-containing protein, with protein METYADWLRARGDDELRALLSARPELLAPVPADLTALAARAATPTAVSRALDRLDRFTLAVLEALLVLPAPAGPDALAAALGATSEQTSGALATLRRFALAWGDGAPATAPGVRQSLPHPAGLGPPVREVFAGYPAERLTDLVTDLDGEAPRGFADSGRLLARLTELLSDPAALIEDAGPEARAALDQLAWGPPVGRVADARRPVRLDTATTPIERLLARGLLAAEDDRTVTLPREVALHLRGGVLLRDVPAEPPPLTPAAGPRREDVVVRAAAGEAAGAVRLIEELLERWGLEPPPVLRSGGLAVRDLRAAATLLDVPEWKAALLVEVAYAAGLLTRSGDLDGEWLPTPAYDLWLMRDTAGRWTELARGWLKSDRAAGLAGDRDDRDRLINALSEAMTRSSAPSTRRAVLDVLAGADRGVAVGEDALRARLAWLRPRHGGPARDRLVGWTLREAAALGLTGFGELAPFGRDLLAGDDPEPALEKYLPDPVDEILVQADLTAVAPGPLVTELARELALAADVESTGGATVYRFTPESVRRALDAGRTAADVTDLLTRHSATPLPQPLLYLIDDVARRHGHLRVGALSSYVRTDAPATLDEILADRRAAPLRLYRLAPTVLASGLQRADLLDGLRAMGLAPVAEAPGGGVIVTRPDAQRADPPPTAEIVRFRPDDRTDASMISAAVRALRAGDEASRHGAEQARQAPSGEPPRSPAMATVERLRGAVERGGRVWIGYLDQQGQASSRIVEPVRVEGGFLTGYDATRAAVHRFALHRITGVSELDDAS; from the coding sequence ATGGAAACGTATGCGGACTGGTTGCGGGCGCGCGGCGACGACGAACTGCGCGCGCTGCTGTCCGCGCGTCCCGAACTGCTCGCCCCCGTCCCCGCCGACCTGACCGCGCTCGCCGCCCGCGCCGCCACGCCCACCGCCGTGTCCCGCGCGCTCGACCGGCTCGACCGCTTCACCCTCGCCGTCCTGGAGGCCCTGCTCGTCCTGCCCGCCCCGGCCGGGCCGGACGCGCTCGCCGCCGCCCTCGGCGCCACCTCCGAGCAGACCTCCGGCGCGCTCGCCACCCTCCGCCGGTTCGCGCTGGCCTGGGGGGACGGCGCCCCGGCCACGGCGCCCGGCGTCCGGCAGAGCCTGCCGCACCCCGCCGGGCTCGGGCCGCCCGTCCGGGAGGTCTTCGCGGGCTACCCCGCCGAGCGGCTCACCGACCTCGTCACCGACCTCGACGGCGAGGCGCCGCGCGGCTTCGCCGACTCCGGCCGCCTCCTCGCCCGGCTCACCGAGCTGCTGAGCGACCCCGCCGCCCTGATCGAGGACGCCGGGCCCGAGGCGCGGGCCGCCCTCGACCAGCTCGCGTGGGGCCCGCCGGTCGGGCGCGTCGCCGACGCGCGCCGCCCCGTCCGGCTCGACACCGCGACCACCCCCATCGAGCGGCTCCTGGCGCGCGGCCTCCTCGCCGCCGAGGACGACCGCACCGTCACGCTGCCCCGCGAGGTCGCCCTGCACCTGCGCGGCGGGGTGCTGCTCCGCGACGTCCCCGCCGAGCCGCCCCCGCTCACCCCGGCGGCCGGGCCGCGCCGCGAGGACGTGGTCGTGCGCGCCGCGGCGGGCGAGGCCGCGGGCGCCGTCCGGCTGATCGAGGAGCTGCTGGAGCGCTGGGGCCTGGAACCGCCGCCCGTCCTGCGCAGCGGCGGCCTCGCCGTCCGCGACCTGCGCGCCGCCGCGACGCTCCTGGACGTCCCGGAGTGGAAGGCCGCCCTGCTCGTCGAGGTCGCCTACGCGGCAGGCCTGCTGACCCGCAGCGGCGACCTCGACGGCGAGTGGCTGCCCACCCCCGCCTACGACCTGTGGCTGATGCGCGACACCGCCGGGCGCTGGACGGAGCTGGCCCGCGGCTGGCTGAAGTCCGACCGCGCCGCCGGGCTCGCCGGAGACCGCGACGACCGCGACCGGCTCATCAACGCCCTCAGCGAGGCGATGACGCGCAGCAGCGCACCGTCCACCCGCCGCGCCGTCCTGGACGTCCTCGCCGGCGCTGACCGCGGCGTCGCCGTCGGCGAGGACGCGCTCCGCGCCCGGCTCGCGTGGCTGCGGCCCCGCCACGGCGGGCCCGCCCGCGACCGCCTCGTCGGCTGGACGCTCCGCGAGGCCGCCGCCCTCGGCCTCACCGGCTTCGGGGAGCTGGCCCCGTTCGGCCGCGACCTGCTCGCCGGCGACGACCCCGAGCCCGCGCTGGAGAAGTACCTCCCCGACCCCGTCGACGAGATCCTCGTCCAGGCCGACCTGACCGCCGTCGCGCCGGGCCCGCTGGTCACCGAGCTCGCCCGGGAGCTCGCGCTCGCCGCCGACGTCGAGTCCACCGGCGGCGCCACCGTGTACCGCTTCACCCCCGAGTCCGTCCGCCGGGCCCTGGACGCGGGGCGCACCGCCGCCGACGTCACCGACCTGCTCACCCGGCACTCGGCGACCCCGCTCCCGCAGCCGCTCCTCTACCTGATCGACGACGTCGCCCGCCGGCACGGCCACCTGCGCGTCGGCGCCCTGTCGTCCTACGTCCGGACCGACGCGCCCGCCACCCTCGACGAGATCCTCGCCGACCGGCGCGCCGCGCCGCTGCGCCTGTACCGCCTCGCCCCGACCGTCCTGGCGTCCGGGCTGCAGCGCGCCGACCTGCTCGACGGCCTGCGCGCCATGGGCCTCGCCCCGGTCGCCGAGGCGCCCGGCGGCGGCGTGATCGTGACCCGGCCGGACGCGCAGCGCGCCGACCCGCCGCCCACCGCCGAGATCGTCCGGTTCCGTCCCGACGACCGCACCGACGCCTCGATGATCTCCGCGGCGGTGCGGGCGCTGCGCGCCGGCGACGAGGCGTCCCGGCACGGCGCCGAGCAGGCCCGGCAGGCCCCGTCCGGCGAACCGCCCCGCTCTCCCGCGATGGCCACCGTCGAGCGGCTGCGCGGCGCCGTCGAGCGCGGCGGCCGCGTCTGGATCGGCTACCTCGACCAGCAGGGGCAGGCGTCCAGCCGCATCGTCGAACCCGTCCGCGTCGAGGGCGGCTTCCTCACCGGCTACGACGCGACCCGCGCCGCCGTGCACCGCTTCGCGCTGCACCGCATCACCGGCGTCTCCGAACTCGACGACGCCTCCTGA
- a CDS encoding DNA repair helicase XPB, producing the protein MTDGPLIVQSDKTLLLEVDHELADACRKEIAPFAELERAPEHVHTYRVTPLALWNARAAGHDAEQVVDTLIRFSRYPVPHALLVDVADTMARYGRLRLEKDPVHGLILSSSDRSVLEEVMRAKKIKGMIGDRVGDDAVAVHPSERGALKQALLKLGWPAEDLAGYVDGEAHAISLVQDGWDLRSYQSEAASAFWHGGSGVVVLPCGSGKTIVGAAAMARAQATTLILVTNTVSAHQWKQELLRRTSLTEDEIGEYTGTKKEIRPVTIATYQIMTTRRKGAYAHLELFDARDWGLVVYDEVHLLPAPIFRMTADLQARRRLGLTATLVREDGREGDVFSLIGPKRYDAPWKDMEAQGWIAPADCVEVRVTLTDSERLAYATAEPEERYRFCATTDTKTKLIQALVDRHRGEQTLVIGQYIDQLDELGSLLDAPVIKGETRIRERERLFEAFRSGEIGVLVVSKVANFSIDLPEASVAVQVSGAYGSRQEEAQRLGRLLRPKASGAGARFYAVVARDTLDQDYAAHRQRFLAEQGYAYRIVDADTVLAGDEF; encoded by the coding sequence TTGACCGACGGTCCGCTCATCGTCCAGTCCGACAAGACGCTGCTGCTGGAAGTCGACCACGAGCTGGCCGACGCCTGCCGCAAGGAGATCGCCCCGTTCGCCGAGCTCGAACGGGCGCCCGAGCACGTCCACACCTACCGGGTGACACCGCTCGCGCTGTGGAACGCGCGCGCCGCCGGCCACGACGCCGAGCAGGTCGTCGACACGCTGATCCGCTTCTCCCGGTACCCCGTCCCGCACGCCCTGCTCGTGGACGTCGCCGACACCATGGCCCGGTACGGGCGGCTGCGGCTGGAGAAGGACCCCGTGCACGGCCTCATCCTGTCGTCCTCCGACCGGTCGGTCCTGGAGGAGGTGATGCGCGCCAAGAAGATCAAGGGCATGATCGGCGACCGGGTCGGCGACGACGCCGTCGCCGTCCACCCGAGCGAGCGCGGCGCCCTCAAGCAGGCCCTGCTCAAGCTCGGCTGGCCCGCCGAAGACCTCGCCGGCTACGTGGACGGCGAGGCCCACGCCATCTCCCTCGTCCAGGACGGCTGGGACCTGCGCTCCTACCAGAGCGAGGCCGCCTCGGCGTTCTGGCACGGCGGCTCCGGCGTCGTCGTCCTGCCCTGCGGCTCCGGCAAGACCATCGTCGGCGCCGCCGCCATGGCCCGCGCCCAGGCGACCACGCTGATCCTCGTCACCAACACCGTCTCCGCGCACCAGTGGAAGCAGGAGCTGCTGCGCCGCACCTCCCTCACCGAGGACGAGATCGGCGAGTACACCGGCACCAAGAAGGAGATCCGGCCGGTCACCATCGCCACCTACCAGATCATGACGACGCGCCGGAAGGGCGCCTACGCGCATCTGGAGCTCTTCGACGCCCGCGACTGGGGCCTGGTCGTCTACGACGAGGTCCATCTGCTGCCCGCGCCGATCTTCCGGATGACCGCCGACCTCCAGGCCCGCCGCCGCCTCGGCCTCACCGCGACCCTCGTCCGGGAGGACGGCCGCGAGGGGGACGTGTTCTCCCTCATCGGCCCCAAGCGGTACGACGCGCCGTGGAAGGACATGGAGGCGCAGGGCTGGATCGCGCCCGCCGACTGCGTCGAGGTGCGCGTCACCCTCACCGACTCCGAACGGCTCGCCTACGCGACCGCCGAACCCGAGGAGCGGTACCGCTTCTGCGCCACCACCGACACCAAGACCAAGCTCATCCAGGCGCTCGTCGACCGGCACCGCGGCGAGCAGACCCTCGTCATCGGGCAGTACATCGACCAGCTGGACGAGCTGGGCTCGCTCCTGGACGCTCCGGTCATCAAGGGCGAGACCCGCATCCGCGAGCGGGAGCGGCTGTTCGAGGCGTTCCGCAGCGGCGAGATCGGCGTCCTGGTCGTCTCCAAGGTGGCGAACTTCTCCATCGACCTGCCGGAGGCGTCCGTCGCCGTCCAGGTCTCGGGCGCCTACGGGTCCCGGCAGGAGGAGGCCCAGCGGCTGGGGCGTCTCCTGCGGCCCAAGGCGTCCGGCGCGGGGGCACGCTTCTACGCCGTCGTGGCACGCGACACCTTGGACCAGGACTACGCCGCCCACCGGCAGCGCTTCCTGGCCGAGCAGGGCTACGCGTACCGGATCGTCGACGCCGACACCGTCCTCGCCGGCGACGAGTTCTGA